GGTGTCGCCTATTTCCTGAACGAGCCTGCGGCGACCTTGCGGCGTTATACCAGCAATTCGCTGTTCCAGCCTGCCACAGCCGGCTTCGCTCGCACCGACCAGGACCGCGTCGCGCGCGAGTGGGCTGGCCGTATCGGTGACGGTATCGCATCGCCCGGGTTCGGAAATATGAGCGTACCGTGGTTAAACATCGCGGTGCCACGCGCCGAGTTCGAAGCCATGCGGACCGCGAAGCGATGGAATATCCCCCCCAACCTTGTTCTGCGTTTCAGCGAATGGGCAGAGCCAGATCTCCCCGCTGTTCCCGATGATTTAAGGCACTTGATCCGCTACTTCCCGTACGAACGGACGCTGCCCGGTCCCACGCCAGACTTGGCAACCTACGATGCGATCGTGCTGCGCGACGGATGCTTTTTCATCGACGAAGAAGGCGCTGACGATCCTTTGGCGATGTTCCCACTCGGCGTCGGCGTCTACCGCGATCGCGAGGGGCATATGGCTTTCCGCTCCCGCCATTCCGCTAACGCGCGGCAATTGGCCCGCGTCGGTACCCGCATGCAGCTCGGCTATCGCGCAGAAGTGGCAGAGCCTCCGCCGGCGCTCATCGAAGCCTGCGGGCGCCACCGCGTGGTAACGGTCAAATCGCTCGATCAAGCGGCGGGCTATGGCGGGGTGTGGTTTGCGGTGAAGCAGAACGCCGCGCGCGAAGGGCTGAGGAAGGGGGAAGCGCTGCGCCAGGCCAATGATTGCCTGCTGGAGCAAGAGCGTGTGCTGGCGGACAAAAGGCTTCGCGGCGGGAAAGCCGAGCCGCAATGGTGCGAGATGGCCAACCCCATCCCGCCCACTCCACCAGTGGAGCCGGATGCGGGATGACAAGCATGAATTTGAAACGATCGACTTACTCTTCCGCGCTCGCACTAAGGCGTCTGGCGTTGCCGTTCCTTGCAGTCATGGCGAGCGGTGGTTGCACTGAAACGGCGAATACGGCCTCCGTGGAAACACTCGGACAGCCGTTCAGGGCGGAATTTGATGAGCGGGGTCTCGCCACGATCCTCGATGCGCCTCCGGCCGAATCCACGCCGGTGCAGCCGGGCGATCCGCCGCCGCGCACGGCCGAGCAGATCGCGGCGGACGAACAATTCCAGCGAGTCGTGGATTTTCAGGGGCGGGTGAGTGACGACGTGGCGGAGCTTTCGCGCCGGCTCGAGCGCGAGGAGCGCGGTAATTACGTCACCGTCTATTACGACAATGAGGGCGATCCCTCGGTCGTCTTCCAGTTTCTGCGCGACGGTCCAGAGACTTTGCGCAAATACACGCAGCACCCGCGCTTTTTCGCGGAGAACGTGCGCTGGTCAATGGAGCAGTTGCAGGCCGATGCGCGATGGATGTGGGAGACCTTTCGCGAGGACCGCGTGTTGCGCTCGACCGGGACCGGAGGGGGCAATCAGGTGACAGCAGAAATCAGCGTGGCGGCGGAAGAGTTCCGCGCGCTGGTCGCTCGCAAGGGGGTTACGATTCCGGAATCGGTGGAGCTGCAATTTCGGGCGCCGCCGGTGGTGCCGCTGGTGAATCCCCCGGTGCCCGCAGCACGCGATGAGGCCGTGCCCGCGGCGGTCGCGCCGCATATTCGCATCTTTCCCCGGCATGACCGGCCCGCAGGACCGGTCAACGCCATCGGCAGCCGGGTGAAAGTGGTGCTGAAGGATGGCTGCTTCCGCGCCGCGGATCGCGACAATTCTCTGGTGCTGTTCCCCTTCGGCGCAAATCTGTTCGTCGACAGCGAAAGCTACCTCGCCTTCGGCGACGAGGAAGTACCGGGCTACGCAAGGGTTGGCGAGACGGTGCAGTTCATGGGTTCGGTCAATGAAGTGACCGAGCCGGAATTGGTCGATCCGATCCGCGCAGCGTGCGGCCCGGGCAAGGTCATCAAGGTGGAAGGGCTTGAAAGCGCCGCGGCGCGTAGCGAGCAGCAGGTGAGCGATGGCGAGGTCAACGCCATGCGCTGGTTGCGCGACAGCTACGGCCTCGACGAAGCGCAGGCGCGGCGTGCCTATGCTTGGCTCGAGCAGCGGCAGGCGGGCCGTCGGCAAACCGGGCCGGACGGCGTGCTAATGCCCCCGATCGGCGCTTCGATGGTCATTATGAGCCCGCCTTCCCCCGTAATGGACCCAGCCATATGTCCGCCGGGCAGCAGCCTCAGTTTCGGCCTGTGCCGAACGCCCGAGGGCTATCTGCGCCCGATCCCCGAGTGGCTCGCCGAATTTCTGGAGCAGGATCGATGAGAACAGCAATGCTCACCGTGGCCATCGCAGTCACTCTCGCGGCGTGCACGACCACTCCGGCGCAAAGTCCGGGCAATGCGGCAAACGAGGCCATCCCGTTCGACCTGACTTCAGGCCAGGCGAAACTTGCCGCAAGGCTCTATCCCGAGCTGGCCGAGGCGGCCGGGCCAAACGACAATCTGTTCATCTCTCCGCTGTCGCTGAGCGAAGGGCTTGGTCTCGCCCTGTTGGGTGCGCGCGGGCAGGCCGAAACGGAAATGCGTGCGCTGCTGGGATGGGACGCGGCCACTCGGCCGGAACTGCTGGTCAATGCCTACGACGATTTCCTGACCGAGACAGGCGACGACAAAGTATCGCTGTCGGTCGCCAACGCGCTTTGGCTCTCGGACGAGCTGACCTTCGAGGAAGACTATCTGCAGACCGTCCGCGCGGCGTTCGGCGCAACTGCGGACACGGTCGATTTCGGCGGCGCCCCGCAAGGATCGGCGGACCGGATCAATGGCTGGGTTGCGAAGGCAACGCGTGAGCGGATCACCAAGATCGTCGATGCCAGCGGCTTCAACGATCTTACTTCCGCAGTCTTGACGAATGCGGTCTGGTTCAAAGCCGACTGGACCGTGCCCTTTGAGGATGGCTCGTTGAGCGAGTTCACACGCGGGGACGGCTCGAAGGTTGCGGTCCACATGATGGAGCGGCTCGCGCCGCTGCAATATCGCGAGACCCGCGACGGACAAGCGGTGGCATTGCCCTATGGCAAGAGCCAGCGCTTCGTGATGGAAGTCTTTCTGCCGAAGGATGCCCAGACCCTGAGAAGGTGGGAGCAGAACCTTCACGCACTTTCGTTTATGCTTGCCGATCAGGGCAGCGATGCGAAGTTCGATTTGGGCGCTTCAACAGAGCAGACCATTCTGCTGCGTCTGCCGCGCTTCGAAGCGCGCTTCGACGAAAGCGTAAAAGGCGCGCTCATTGCCGCCGGAATGCCCTGCGCCTTCGCAGAAGCATGCGCGAACTTTTCCGGCATGGCCAACGCGCCGCTCAAGATCGACGATGTCGCCCACGCAACCTTCTTGCGGGTCGATGAAGAAGGCACCGAGGCGGCAGCGGCAACGGCTGTGAAAATCGTCGTGGTTGGCGCGCGGTTGGTGCCGGACGTGCCCCGTATGATCGTTGATCGGCCGTTCCTCGTCACCATCCGCGACCGGGCGAGCGGCGCGCTAATCTTCTTCGGTCGCATCGCTGACCCGACCCCGGTGGAGAAGGCGTCATGAACCGTTTCATCCTTTCCGCGAGCGCATTGGCCTTCGCACTGGCGCCGCCCGCCCAAGCGCAGGAGGAAAAGCCGCTTTCCGAAACCTGCCCGAATCTCACCGCCGAAGAGATCGACGGCATCGAGAATTTCAAGGGCGAGTTCGCCGAAACCGCTTGGTATGCCCGCGCCTATTGCGTGAGCGTGGAGGAGGCGCACCGTCGCATCGAAATCCAGCTGCGCGGCTCGATCGGCCCGCGCACCGAACCGGGGCCGCCGCCGCTGCCCGCGGCGCCCGACGATTCCATCGGTAATCTGC
This sequence is a window from Tsuneonella aeria. Protein-coding genes within it:
- a CDS encoding serpin family protein; the encoded protein is MSAGQQPQFRPVPNARGLSAPDPRVARRISGAGSMRTAMLTVAIAVTLAACTTTPAQSPGNAANEAIPFDLTSGQAKLAARLYPELAEAAGPNDNLFISPLSLSEGLGLALLGARGQAETEMRALLGWDAATRPELLVNAYDDFLTETGDDKVSLSVANALWLSDELTFEEDYLQTVRAAFGATADTVDFGGAPQGSADRINGWVAKATRERITKIVDASGFNDLTSAVLTNAVWFKADWTVPFEDGSLSEFTRGDGSKVAVHMMERLAPLQYRETRDGQAVALPYGKSQRFVMEVFLPKDAQTLRRWEQNLHALSFMLADQGSDAKFDLGASTEQTILLRLPRFEARFDESVKGALIAAGMPCAFAEACANFSGMANAPLKIDDVAHATFLRVDEEGTEAAAATAVKIVVVGARLVPDVPRMIVDRPFLVTIRDRASGALIFFGRIADPTPVEKAS